A single Acidimicrobiia bacterium DNA region contains:
- a CDS encoding HU family DNA-binding protein — protein MNKAELVSAVAEKSGQSAATVGSVLSAFEDTITTTVAAGGRVQIPGFLTFERAERAARTGRNPSTGAEIQIAAAKVPKVKVGKTFKDTVNK, from the coding sequence ATGAATAAGGCCGAACTCGTCAGCGCTGTCGCAGAGAAGTCAGGTCAGTCCGCCGCCACGGTGGGCTCTGTCCTCAGCGCCTTCGAAGACACCATCACCACCACTGTCGCGGCTGGCGGCAGGGTTCAGATCCCTGGTTTCCTCACCTTTGAGCGAGCCGAGCGGGCCGCTCGGACGGGTCGCAACCCCTCCACAGGGGCCGAGATTCAGATCGCCGCCGCCAAGGTCCCGAAAGTGAAGGTCGGCAAAACCTTCAAGGACACCGTCAACAAGTAG
- the recD gene encoding exodeoxyribonuclease V subunit alpha — protein sequence MAPAGGGDPRAVRSSRWPSPSSGRWVVNDPITVHIPPEAASLRPFVDAGVLRVPEVQVAAAVARSVPGTPHEVLLAAALCVRALQLGHVCVALDEALPGLGAERAGDSDPSSDGDSEADHALDAAVAALVWPEPAAWAAALGSAAAVVVRDAATGGPATAVVGDVTLPLVFDGRRVYLERYWRYERQVGDRLISAAAEDDLAASGSLDAVLDTYFGADDPAQPDLQRRAASVALRRRVTVVAGGPGTGKTYTVARLLAAAHQLAIDAGRPLVVALAAPTGKAAARMSEAVHQAVTTASLPPEVAGPLLATEAGTIHRLLGWRDGMSFRHDHTDPLPHDLVVIDETSMVDLPLMAKVLDALRPQTRLVLVGDPFQLASVEAGAVMGDIVGPAARGPLVVSGKLEDSIVVLDRVHRFGSDSAIARLADSVRTGDVDGALDVLRDPSVDDVTLIDPGDADALTMLRREVAKQAAIVVRAAHAGDAEAAMAAALDLKVLCGTRWGPLGSYGWRDEIERRLGRLVPGVRTDRRWYVGRPVIVTRNDYVTGVFNGDTGIVILRDDRPVVAAPSAAGMRELAPSQLAELETWWAMTVHKSQGSEFAHAVVSLPAAGSRILSNELLYTGITRGKERVTLVATEAAVRAAILQPITRASGLHERLWG from the coding sequence GTGGCACCCGCCGGCGGCGGCGATCCGCGCGCTGTCCGATCTTCTCGATGGCCGTCCCCGTCGTCCGGGCGGTGGGTCGTGAACGATCCGATCACCGTACACATCCCGCCCGAAGCGGCATCGCTTCGTCCGTTCGTCGACGCCGGCGTACTGCGCGTGCCTGAGGTGCAGGTGGCAGCTGCAGTTGCCCGCTCGGTGCCCGGGACACCCCACGAGGTCCTGTTGGCCGCCGCACTGTGCGTCCGGGCGTTGCAGCTCGGGCACGTCTGCGTAGCGCTCGACGAGGCCTTGCCCGGCCTGGGTGCTGAGCGAGCCGGTGATAGTGACCCCAGTTCCGACGGCGACAGCGAGGCCGATCATGCTCTCGACGCGGCGGTCGCTGCACTGGTGTGGCCGGAGCCCGCCGCCTGGGCCGCTGCGTTGGGGTCTGCTGCGGCCGTGGTGGTGCGTGACGCCGCCACCGGTGGACCGGCGACAGCCGTTGTCGGCGATGTGACGCTTCCGCTCGTGTTCGATGGTCGGCGCGTGTACCTCGAGCGTTACTGGCGCTATGAACGCCAGGTCGGCGACCGGCTGATCTCCGCCGCTGCCGAGGACGATCTCGCCGCCTCCGGGTCCCTCGACGCGGTGCTCGACACCTACTTCGGAGCCGACGATCCGGCTCAGCCGGACCTCCAGCGACGGGCGGCGTCGGTAGCGCTGCGGCGTCGAGTGACGGTCGTGGCCGGTGGTCCCGGCACGGGCAAGACCTACACGGTGGCGCGCCTTTTGGCCGCGGCCCACCAACTGGCGATCGACGCAGGGCGTCCGCTCGTGGTGGCGCTGGCGGCACCCACGGGGAAGGCCGCCGCTCGGATGAGCGAGGCCGTGCACCAGGCGGTGACCACCGCGTCGCTCCCTCCCGAGGTGGCGGGCCCGTTGCTGGCTACAGAGGCCGGCACGATCCATCGGCTGTTGGGTTGGCGTGACGGGATGTCGTTCCGCCACGACCACACCGATCCGCTTCCGCACGATCTGGTGGTGATCGATGAGACCTCGATGGTCGATCTGCCGCTGATGGCCAAGGTGCTCGACGCGCTTCGCCCACAGACCCGTCTGGTGCTGGTGGGTGATCCGTTCCAGCTCGCGAGCGTCGAGGCGGGAGCGGTCATGGGCGACATTGTCGGGCCGGCAGCCCGCGGCCCACTAGTAGTCTCCGGGAAGCTCGAGGACAGCATCGTGGTCCTTGATCGTGTCCACCGGTTCGGCTCCGATTCCGCCATAGCCCGGCTGGCTGACTCGGTGCGAACGGGCGATGTGGATGGGGCCCTCGATGTGCTGCGCGATCCGAGCGTCGACGATGTGACGTTGATCGACCCCGGCGATGCCGATGCCCTCACGATGCTCCGACGGGAGGTGGCCAAGCAGGCAGCGATCGTGGTCCGAGCCGCTCACGCCGGCGACGCCGAAGCGGCGATGGCGGCGGCGCTTGATCTGAAGGTGCTGTGCGGAACGCGGTGGGGTCCGCTGGGCTCCTACGGCTGGCGGGATGAGATCGAACGGCGCCTGGGGCGCCTGGTGCCGGGGGTGCGGACGGACCGTCGCTGGTACGTGGGGCGGCCGGTGATCGTCACCCGCAACGACTACGTCACCGGCGTGTTCAACGGCGATACCGGCATCGTCATACTGAGGGACGACCGTCCCGTGGTGGCGGCGCCTTCGGCGGCGGGCATGCGAGAGCTGGCTCCTTCGCAACTTGCGGAACTGGAGACCTGGTGGGCCATGACCGTGCACAAGAGCCAGGGCTCGGAGTTCGCCCATGCGGTGGTGTCGCTCCCAGCGGCAGGGTCGCGGATCTTGTCGAACGAGTTGCTCTACACGGGAATCACGCGGGGCAAGGAGCGGGTGACGTTGGTGGCAACGGAAGCGGCGGTCCGAGCAGCGATCTTGCAGCCGATCACCCGGGCGTCGGGGTTGCATGAACGGCTCTGGGGGTAG
- a CDS encoding ABC transporter ATP-binding protein, translating into MDSPSSATLESSSVPPLRQLWGHASGHHPKVILASVFSVLNKMCDIAPELLIGVAVDIVVNEGETLVQRLTGIEDRYDQLYLLAGITVLVWIAESITDYIATITWRNLAQEIEHNVRMESYRHVQELELAYFEDRSSGGLMAVLNDDVNQLERFLDMGAHEMILTITNVVLVGITFAVISPLLAVLAFLPIPVIIGGSLRYQRTLEKRYDVVRSAAGRIADTLTNNLGGIATIKAFNAEEREVARVAADSQAYSSANAEAIRYSSAFVPLIRMAILAGFTMTLVVGGRATLNGTLKVGAFTVLVYMTQRLLWPLTRLGETFDLYQRAMASCRRIFGLLDVVPSIRSGASTLTHPVAGAVRFDNVSFSYGEGREVLRSVSLDIQPGETHAIVGATGAGKSTLVKLLLRLYEPTSGTISIDGVPVEDLTFASLRHSMGFVSQEAFLFQGTVRENLTYGRPDARDDDLVRAATLAEAHSFISMLPEGYDTIVGERGQKLSGGQRQRLTIARAILRDPAILVLDEATSAVDNETEAAIQRSLAQVSAHRTTVVIAHRLSTVRHAARIHVLEAGEMIECGTHDELVEKGGLYAALWRVQTGDAVTTTLE; encoded by the coding sequence ATGGATTCCCCTAGCAGTGCCACCCTGGAGTCGTCGTCGGTCCCGCCCCTTCGCCAACTCTGGGGCCACGCCAGCGGCCACCACCCCAAAGTGATCTTGGCCAGCGTGTTCTCGGTCCTCAATAAAATGTGCGACATCGCCCCCGAACTGCTGATCGGTGTGGCGGTGGACATCGTGGTGAACGAGGGCGAGACCCTCGTGCAGCGCCTTACCGGCATCGAAGACCGTTATGACCAGCTGTACCTGCTCGCCGGCATCACGGTGCTCGTGTGGATCGCCGAGTCGATCACCGATTACATCGCCACTATCACCTGGAGGAACCTCGCCCAGGAAATCGAACACAACGTGCGCATGGAGTCCTACCGCCACGTACAGGAACTGGAACTGGCGTACTTCGAAGATCGATCTTCCGGCGGGCTTATGGCCGTGCTCAACGACGATGTGAATCAGTTGGAACGCTTCTTGGACATGGGCGCCCACGAAATGATCCTCACCATTACCAATGTCGTGCTGGTGGGGATCACCTTCGCAGTGATCTCCCCGCTTCTCGCCGTCCTGGCCTTCCTCCCCATTCCCGTGATCATCGGAGGGTCGCTGCGCTACCAACGCACGCTCGAGAAGCGCTATGACGTCGTGCGTTCCGCCGCGGGGCGTATTGCCGACACGCTCACCAACAACCTGGGCGGCATCGCTACCATCAAGGCCTTCAACGCCGAAGAGCGCGAAGTGGCTCGCGTGGCCGCCGACAGCCAGGCCTACAGCAGCGCCAACGCCGAGGCGATCCGCTACTCCAGTGCCTTCGTTCCCCTCATCCGCATGGCCATCCTCGCCGGTTTCACCATGACCCTCGTGGTGGGCGGTCGGGCCACGTTGAACGGCACCCTCAAAGTGGGGGCTTTCACCGTTCTCGTGTACATGACCCAACGCTTGCTGTGGCCCCTCACTCGCCTGGGCGAGACCTTCGATCTCTATCAGCGGGCCATGGCCTCGTGCCGTCGGATCTTCGGGCTCCTCGACGTCGTCCCGTCAATCCGTTCCGGCGCCTCCACCCTCACCCATCCCGTAGCCGGGGCGGTGAGATTCGACAACGTGTCCTTCAGCTATGGCGAAGGCCGCGAAGTGCTGCGCAGTGTGAGCCTCGACATCCAGCCCGGCGAGACCCACGCCATCGTGGGCGCCACCGGGGCCGGCAAGAGCACCCTCGTAAAACTCCTCCTGCGCCTCTACGAACCCACCAGCGGCACAATCTCCATTGACGGCGTGCCCGTCGAAGACCTCACCTTCGCCTCCCTACGCCACTCCATGGGCTTCGTCAGCCAAGAGGCGTTCCTCTTTCAGGGAACGGTGCGCGAAAACCTCACCTACGGCCGGCCCGACGCCAGGGACGACGACCTCGTGCGGGCCGCCACCCTCGCTGAGGCCCATTCCTTTATCTCCATGCTTCCCGAGGGCTACGACACGATCGTGGGCGAGCGAGGCCAGAAACTCTCCGGGGGCCAGCGCCAACGGCTCACCATCGCCCGGGCCATCCTGCGAGACCCGGCCATCCTGGTACTCGATGAAGCCACCTCAGCGGTAGACAACGAAACCGAAGCGGCCATTCAGCGATCCCTCGCCCAGGTCTCGGCTCATCGCACCACCGTGGTGATTGCCCATCGGCTCTCTACGGTGCGCCACGCCGCCCGCATCCACGTGCTCGAGGCCGGCGAGATGATCGAATGCGGGACCCACGATGAGCTGGTGGAAAAAGGCGGGCTCTACGCGGCGCTTTGGCGCGTTCAGACCGGGGATGCGGTAACGACCACGCTGGAGTGA
- a CDS encoding ribonuclease Z has product MIEIVLLGTGSPLVDPLRAGPSTLVRAGGRSFLFDCGRGVLMRAAAVGAPANQLTALVLTHLHSDHITDLNDVITSRWVTTFTPTPLSILGPIGTQSVVKGILSSLGPDIGYRLAHHDDLSWDPAPVVEEVTDGVVFDDGTVRIIAGPTDHRPVDPSIGYRLEHDGHAVVIAGDTVPCAGLDALCAGADALVHTVIRADQVAAIPLPRLTDILDYHSSVEQAAQTATRGGVGTLVLTHYVPPMAPGAEEEWRAIAAEHFAGPIELGDDLHRIVVGEAS; this is encoded by the coding sequence ATGATCGAAATCGTCTTGCTTGGCACGGGCAGCCCTCTGGTTGATCCGCTCCGGGCGGGACCGTCCACGCTGGTGAGGGCTGGTGGACGGTCGTTTCTCTTCGACTGTGGTCGCGGTGTGTTGATGCGAGCTGCCGCGGTGGGCGCCCCGGCGAACCAGCTCACGGCCCTGGTGCTCACCCATCTCCATAGCGATCACATCACCGATCTCAACGACGTGATCACCAGCCGGTGGGTTACCACCTTCACGCCAACCCCGCTTTCGATCCTCGGGCCGATCGGCACTCAGTCGGTGGTGAAGGGCATCCTCTCCTCCCTGGGTCCAGACATCGGTTACCGCCTCGCCCATCACGACGACCTCTCCTGGGACCCGGCCCCGGTGGTGGAGGAGGTAACCGACGGTGTGGTGTTCGACGACGGCACGGTGCGGATCATCGCCGGTCCCACCGACCACCGTCCGGTGGACCCAAGCATCGGCTATCGGCTCGAGCACGACGGCCATGCGGTGGTGATCGCCGGGGATACGGTGCCGTGTGCCGGGCTCGATGCGCTCTGCGCGGGGGCGGATGCCCTCGTGCATACGGTGATCCGGGCCGATCAGGTGGCGGCGATTCCGTTGCCTCGCCTCACCGACATCCTCGACTACCACTCGTCGGTAGAACAGGCGGCCCAGACCGCCACACGCGGCGGGGTAGGGACCCTGGTGCTCACCCATTACGTCCCCCCGATGGCCCCGGGAGCGGAAGAGGAGTGGAGGGCCATTGCCGCCGAACATTTCGCCGGTCCGATCGAACTGGGCGACGATCTGCATCGCATCGTGGTGGGTGAAGCGTCCTAA
- a CDS encoding SDR family NAD(P)-dependent oxidoreductase: MNAGSIPAATSKAVLPLCRPATATTASPSWKGEVSADGARGDEGAVSQVLAAKGVGETKELAGWGFLIPAARRGRRVSQGGVPWRVGDGRGPVGYTPAVTAFVGRYGPWALVTGAAQGVGLAFSEALLARGCSVVLVDRLESVVEVAADLAGETRAVVADLADATWLDQVVAATADLEIGLAVANAAVSFVGRFLDQSAASRLATVQVNCLATTELAAWVLPAMVSRGRGGFIVTSSGSALAGTAGVASYSASKAFGLNLAEALGWELRESGVDVKAVVAPAMDTPGWRSHAVEEANMFQPAADPRAVVEAALDHLPEPGWFLADPSLELVAGMERNERVEVLSRATTALYPTEYRR; encoded by the coding sequence CTGAACGCGGGTTCGATTCCCGCCGCCACCTCCAAGGCAGTGCTTCCGCTATGCCGTCCGGCCACGGCCACGACGGCGTCGCCGTCATGGAAGGGGGAGGTTTCCGCCGATGGCGCGCGGGGTGATGAAGGGGCCGTTAGCCAGGTGTTGGCGGCGAAGGGTGTTGGTGAAACAAAGGAGTTGGCGGGGTGGGGTTTTCTCATTCCAGCGGCGCGGCGAGGGCGACGGGTTTCCCAGGGTGGGGTGCCCTGGCGGGTTGGCGATGGTCGCGGGCCAGTTGGCTACACTCCGGCCGTGACAGCCTTTGTAGGTCGCTACGGCCCCTGGGCGCTGGTGACCGGCGCCGCCCAGGGTGTAGGGCTGGCCTTCAGCGAGGCCCTCTTGGCCCGTGGGTGTTCGGTGGTGCTCGTCGATCGACTGGAGTCGGTCGTCGAGGTGGCCGCCGACCTGGCTGGCGAAACCCGGGCCGTGGTGGCTGATTTGGCCGACGCCACGTGGCTCGATCAAGTCGTGGCCGCTACTGCGGATCTGGAAATCGGCCTGGCGGTGGCCAACGCGGCGGTGTCCTTCGTGGGCCGCTTCCTGGATCAGTCCGCCGCCAGTCGCCTCGCCACGGTGCAGGTGAATTGCCTGGCCACGACCGAACTAGCGGCCTGGGTTCTGCCGGCCATGGTGTCCCGCGGCCGCGGTGGCTTCATCGTGACGAGTTCGGGTTCGGCACTGGCGGGTACGGCTGGTGTGGCTAGTTACAGCGCCAGTAAGGCCTTCGGGTTGAACCTGGCCGAGGCATTGGGTTGGGAGTTGCGCGAGAGCGGTGTGGATGTGAAGGCGGTGGTGGCCCCGGCGATGGATACACCCGGATGGCGATCCCACGCCGTTGAGGAGGCCAACATGTTTCAACCGGCCGCCGATCCCCGGGCGGTGGTGGAAGCAGCGCTGGACCACCTCCCCGAACCGGGTTGGTTCCTCGCTGATCCAAGCCTCGAGTTGGTGGCGGGTATGGAACGAAATGAGCGGGTTGAGGTGCTCTCCCGCGCCACCACCGCTCTCTACCCTACGGAGTACCGCCGCTAG
- a CDS encoding exonuclease SbcCD subunit D produces the protein MVTPLHLEQAEYPLRDADHGMSSTMKIIHTSDWHLGRHFGPVSLRSDQEAFSDWFVRLVQDQDADLVVIAGDLYDRAIAPVEAIDLFRDTMGRLLATGTVVAAISGNHDSPDRLAPYANMLDPSDFYLRGGYQGIGEVICHEFRDGPLDLVLLPFLEPQAAPDRFGADEEPTADGDDETALVERRQRRTHHSVLETAAGAARSARTSPRSLAIAHAYVTGATTSESERQLVVGGTGEVPASVFDGFSYTALGHLHRPQTAGGDTVRYSGTPLAYSFSEEHEKSVTVIEMDGVGGCEISEIPVTVGRRVRTLTGELGYLLDSVDHAGAEECFVRAIVTDRETVLDAKARLATRYPHIVEVRLLPNGNELEIGSAPTDVRDLPPIDAARQFWEAAQGSPPDVLLDALLVGATTRATAGGPT, from the coding sequence ATGGTGACGCCGCTTCATCTGGAGCAGGCGGAGTACCCTCTCCGAGACGCTGACCACGGGATGTCGAGCACGATGAAGATCATCCACACCAGCGATTGGCACCTCGGCCGCCACTTCGGTCCGGTGTCGTTGCGGAGCGACCAGGAGGCATTTTCCGACTGGTTCGTCAGGCTTGTCCAGGACCAGGACGCAGACCTCGTGGTCATTGCGGGAGACCTGTACGACCGGGCGATCGCCCCCGTCGAGGCCATCGATCTGTTCCGAGACACCATGGGTCGCCTGCTGGCCACGGGCACCGTCGTCGCAGCTATCAGCGGCAACCACGACAGCCCGGACCGCCTGGCCCCCTACGCGAACATGCTTGACCCCAGCGACTTCTACCTCCGCGGCGGCTACCAGGGCATCGGCGAGGTCATCTGCCACGAGTTCCGCGACGGGCCGCTGGACCTCGTGCTCCTGCCCTTCCTCGAGCCGCAAGCAGCGCCAGATCGCTTTGGCGCAGACGAGGAGCCTACAGCCGACGGCGACGACGAGACCGCGCTGGTGGAGCGTCGCCAGCGACGCACCCACCATTCCGTGCTCGAGACCGCCGCCGGCGCCGCCCGCTCTGCACGCACCTCGCCGCGCTCACTTGCGATCGCCCACGCCTACGTCACCGGCGCCACGACCTCCGAGTCCGAGCGTCAGCTCGTCGTGGGCGGCACGGGCGAGGTGCCCGCCAGCGTGTTCGACGGCTTTTCGTACACCGCGCTCGGTCACCTCCATCGGCCGCAAACCGCGGGCGGGGACACCGTTCGTTACTCGGGGACACCGCTGGCCTACTCCTTCTCCGAAGAGCACGAGAAGTCCGTTACCGTCATCGAGATGGATGGGGTTGGCGGCTGCGAGATCAGCGAGATCCCGGTCACCGTTGGCCGCCGGGTCCGCACCCTCACCGGCGAGCTCGGCTACCTGCTCGACTCGGTCGACCACGCCGGCGCAGAGGAGTGCTTCGTGCGGGCCATCGTGACCGACCGCGAGACGGTGCTCGACGCCAAGGCGCGGCTCGCCACCCGCTACCCCCACATCGTCGAGGTCCGCCTCCTGCCCAACGGGAACGAGCTCGAGATCGGTTCGGCACCCACCGATGTCCGGGACCTTCCTCCCATCGACGCGGCCCGTCAGTTCTGGGAGGCCGCCCAGGGAAGCCCGCCCGACGTCCTGCTTGATGCACTCCTGGTCGGGGCCACCACCCGCGCGACCGCTGGGGGTCCCACATGA
- a CDS encoding SMC family ATPase, which yields MKPIKLILEAFGSFPGTETIDFASLAPRGLFVVSGDTGTGKTTIFDAMCWALYGKMPLKDAKDVKSDHASPETRTRVVFTFGSGGERYVVTRNPEQFRSAARGSGFTKELANAQLVRVTDNGTESIATGARDTSAACSGLIGLDAMQFQRVILLPQGEFSQFLLADTAQRESLLGQLFGGKVFDDIVDQLKQDRNQLRQQIGAIDNSISAELENVRTNLQHAASPLGFELPEGLEKIERDGMDSLLHSIDAPLAALAAKVAELVVEVGVATEAHHRAEGEATRFDAAEGHRTTLAALQEREPVVRADRASASASVAARPVTVAADALAEARQTEVTAKDQLADRLSTISESFSSIGVEADTSTAGTIKDQVATQRSLHQVNVAALKKLRDALAEHDAGTSTSQAIATDIATASATRSAAAERRDVIATALTDLRSRAVDPDGIKAESAKVTRRVDARRELNEVQAELVDAAANATAVSANYERVYGAFVSTQAPRLAARLVEGEPCPVCGGVEHPMPATGDGDAPTTDDDVQRASAARDAANSAVGVLESRQTVLRSTLDDDVDATIDQLTARSTQLAAQHVQATEDAGTLANLEHEHSTLENVLHTVDLRLARLAEKTDAAREDLAQRTTELDAAKLATSGIDGDDVDRTGKVLDALDGHVTGLEQRFTNVNSRGSAATVNEEQLTKALAASPFDTEGEAREALLSSDDEQAKNSAATEYDKACDAATTALEVLTKQGIPAHAPDLAATESARTAAAANQAARAAECTSATDARQYSRLALKKHDELIEGSDDQRARSERADLAFQVCQDGGPGADMSLKRWVLTRELDRVTAEANVHLHRMTSGRYTLHRGETKADGRRKYGLDLEVLDATTGRARSTCSLSGGEQFQASLALALGLADVVSHGGAASGKTFETLFVDEGFGSLDPRSLDDAIDTLHQLHATGRMVGAITHVEAMKQQLHLGIEVKRLPDAGGSTLVVHP from the coding sequence ATGAAGCCGATCAAGCTCATCCTCGAGGCCTTCGGGTCCTTCCCCGGCACCGAGACAATCGATTTCGCATCCCTCGCGCCACGCGGCCTCTTCGTGGTCAGCGGCGATACCGGCACCGGCAAGACCACGATCTTCGATGCCATGTGCTGGGCGCTCTACGGCAAGATGCCCCTCAAGGACGCCAAGGACGTCAAGTCTGATCACGCATCCCCCGAGACCCGGACCCGGGTCGTTTTCACTTTCGGGAGCGGCGGCGAGCGCTACGTCGTTACCCGGAACCCCGAGCAGTTCCGCTCGGCGGCACGCGGAAGCGGGTTCACGAAAGAGCTGGCCAATGCTCAACTCGTACGGGTCACCGACAATGGAACCGAGTCCATCGCCACCGGCGCCCGCGACACCAGTGCTGCCTGCAGCGGCCTCATTGGCCTCGACGCGATGCAGTTCCAGCGGGTCATCCTCCTGCCCCAGGGCGAGTTCTCGCAGTTCCTGCTGGCGGACACCGCACAGCGCGAGTCTCTGCTGGGCCAGCTCTTCGGCGGCAAGGTGTTCGACGACATCGTCGACCAGCTCAAGCAGGACCGCAACCAGCTGCGCCAGCAGATCGGCGCCATCGACAACTCGATCAGTGCAGAGCTCGAGAACGTCCGCACCAACCTGCAGCACGCTGCCTCGCCACTGGGCTTCGAGCTGCCCGAGGGCCTCGAAAAGATCGAACGCGACGGGATGGATTCGTTGCTGCACTCGATCGACGCTCCGCTCGCCGCCCTCGCCGCCAAGGTCGCAGAACTTGTGGTTGAGGTCGGAGTGGCGACCGAGGCCCACCACCGCGCCGAAGGGGAGGCCACCCGCTTCGACGCCGCCGAAGGGCACCGCACTACCCTCGCTGCGCTGCAAGAGCGGGAACCCGTGGTCCGGGCCGATCGTGCGTCCGCCAGCGCCTCAGTTGCCGCCCGCCCCGTGACCGTCGCCGCCGACGCCCTCGCCGAGGCGCGCCAGACCGAGGTTACGGCGAAGGATCAGCTCGCCGACCGCCTCTCGACCATCAGCGAATCGTTCTCATCTATCGGCGTGGAGGCCGACACCTCCACGGCGGGCACCATCAAGGATCAGGTCGCCACCCAGCGGTCCCTCCACCAGGTCAACGTCGCCGCCCTCAAGAAGCTCCGTGACGCGCTCGCCGAGCACGATGCCGGAACCAGCACCAGCCAAGCCATCGCCACCGACATCGCCACCGCCAGCGCCACCCGGTCGGCGGCGGCAGAGCGGCGCGATGTGATCGCAACCGCCCTGACCGACCTCCGATCGCGTGCGGTGGATCCGGATGGCATCAAGGCCGAGAGCGCGAAGGTCACCCGGCGCGTCGACGCACGGCGTGAGCTCAATGAGGTCCAGGCGGAGCTGGTCGACGCCGCAGCCAACGCCACCGCGGTCAGCGCCAACTACGAACGGGTCTACGGGGCCTTCGTCTCGACCCAGGCACCTCGCCTCGCAGCAAGGCTGGTCGAGGGCGAACCGTGCCCGGTGTGCGGCGGGGTCGAGCATCCGATGCCCGCCACCGGCGATGGCGACGCCCCCACCACCGATGACGATGTCCAACGAGCGTCGGCGGCCAGAGACGCCGCCAACTCGGCCGTCGGTGTCCTCGAGAGTCGCCAGACGGTCCTGCGAAGCACCCTGGATGACGACGTCGACGCCACCATCGACCAGCTCACGGCCCGCTCGACCCAGCTCGCCGCGCAGCATGTCCAGGCCACCGAGGACGCCGGGACGCTCGCCAACCTGGAGCACGAGCACTCGACCCTCGAGAATGTGCTCCACACCGTGGACCTCCGGCTCGCCCGGCTCGCCGAGAAGACCGATGCGGCCCGGGAAGACCTGGCCCAGCGCACCACCGAGCTGGACGCGGCGAAGCTCGCGACCAGCGGGATAGATGGCGACGACGTGGATCGCACCGGCAAAGTGCTCGACGCCTTGGACGGCCACGTCACGGGTCTGGAGCAGCGATTCACCAACGTCAACAGCCGAGGCTCCGCCGCAACCGTGAACGAGGAGCAGCTCACCAAAGCGCTCGCCGCCAGCCCGTTCGACACCGAGGGCGAGGCCCGTGAGGCGCTCCTGTCCAGCGACGACGAGCAGGCCAAGAATTCCGCAGCCACCGAATACGACAAGGCCTGCGACGCGGCCACCACGGCACTCGAGGTCCTCACCAAGCAGGGCATCCCCGCCCATGCCCCTGACCTCGCGGCCACCGAGTCCGCCCGGACCGCGGCGGCGGCCAACCAGGCCGCCCGAGCCGCCGAATGCACCAGCGCCACCGATGCCCGCCAGTACAGCCGCTTGGCCCTCAAGAAGCACGACGAGCTCATTGAAGGATCCGATGATCAGCGGGCTCGGTCTGAACGAGCCGATCTGGCCTTCCAGGTATGCCAGGACGGCGGGCCCGGCGCCGACATGTCCCTGAAGCGCTGGGTCCTCACGCGAGAACTCGATCGCGTCACCGCTGAGGCCAACGTCCACCTCCACCGGATGACCTCGGGGCGCTACACGCTCCACCGCGGCGAGACGAAGGCCGACGGTCGGCGGAAGTACGGACTCGACCTCGAGGTCCTCGACGCCACCACCGGACGAGCCCGCTCCACCTGCTCGCTCTCCGGCGGAGAGCAGTTCCAGGCATCGCTCGCCCTCGCCCTCGGACTGGCCGACGTCGTCAGCCACGGGGGCGCCGCCAGCGGCAAGACCTTCGAGACGCTGTTCGTCGACGAGGGGTTCGGGTCGCTCGACCCCCGCTCGCTCGACGACGCCATCGACACGCTGCACCAACTGCACGCCACCGGCCGCATGGTCGGCGCCATCACCCACGTCGAAGCGATGAAGCAGCAGCTCCACCTGGGCATCGAGGTCAAGCGCCTCCCCGATGCCGGCGGATCGACCCTCGTCGTTCACCCCTGA
- a CDS encoding 5'-methylthioadenosine phosphorylase, which yields MTTTTQAQVAVIGGSGFYALDGDVETLEIETPWGAPSSPICVGKVEGVPVAFLARHGEGHHIAPHRVDSRANLWALRTVGVRAIVATFACGSLTPEVPVGTLVVPDQLIDRTQGRAETIHDDFRNGPAHATFADPYDPAVRRAALAAGERVGEAVHDGGTVVVINGPRFSTRAESHWYRSIGATLVNMTQYPEAVIARELDLAYGAIGLVTDHDAEVGDRPEVTPVSLDALGENIERYLPRLRAVTLATAIALT from the coding sequence GTGACGACAACGACGCAGGCTCAGGTAGCGGTGATCGGCGGTTCCGGGTTCTACGCGCTCGATGGCGACGTCGAGACGTTGGAGATCGAAACCCCCTGGGGGGCGCCATCGAGCCCGATCTGCGTCGGGAAGGTGGAGGGGGTTCCGGTGGCCTTTCTGGCCCGCCATGGCGAGGGCCACCACATTGCGCCCCACCGGGTGGATAGTCGAGCCAACTTGTGGGCGCTGCGCACGGTGGGGGTACGGGCGATCGTCGCCACCTTTGCCTGCGGTTCACTCACGCCGGAGGTTCCAGTGGGCACGTTGGTGGTGCCCGATCAGTTGATCGACCGCACCCAAGGTCGGGCCGAAACGATCCACGACGACTTTCGCAATGGTCCCGCCCATGCCACCTTCGCCGACCCCTACGATCCGGCTGTGCGCCGCGCCGCCCTCGCAGCAGGGGAGCGCGTGGGGGAAGCGGTGCACGATGGCGGCACGGTGGTGGTGATCAACGGCCCCCGCTTCTCAACCCGGGCAGAGTCCCACTGGTATCGCAGCATCGGAGCCACCCTGGTCAACATGACGCAGTATCCCGAGGCGGTGATCGCTCGCGAATTGGACCTGGCCTACGGCGCCATCGGTCTGGTCACCGATCACGACGCCGAGGTGGGTGATCGTCCCGAGGTCACCCCCGTCAGCCTGGACGCGCTCGGCGAGAATATCGAGCGGTACCTTCCCCGTCTCCGAGCCGTCACCCTGGCCACGGCCATTGCGTTGACGTAG